GGAATGGTGGTGGGTATGAGGTCCGGGGGTGAGCCATCGACCGGCGAGCAAGTTGGGGTCAGCGTGGCATTTCTCGTCATCGACCTGATGCTTATCGCCTATTTGGTGTTCATCCGCTACGGGATGACGGGCTGGGCCGACGCCTACGACAGCGGCAATCCGCCCGATGCGCCTAGGGAGGCGCTGCGGGGAATGTGGCTCCTCGTCGGAGGCGCAGTCGTTACGGGTGGTGGTCTCGTTGTCCTGGGATGGCGTATTCCAGGTGTTGTGCAACTGATTGTCCTGGGCGTCGGAGCTGGGTTGCTCGCCTTCGCCGCCCGTGGATAGCGCGAGTCCGCCAAGCAATAGGGGTCGTCGATCAGCCCCGCGATCGACGCCTCCGGCCGGCCGATCCCGCCTTGCCACTCCAGCGGCGTCCACTTCCTCGTCTACGCCCACCGTGCCGCGCAGGAGAGCGACGGCTGGCTTCGCCTGGCAAGCGTTCCCTCAGCCGTGCAGCGGCTGCTGCACATCGTCGGCCTCGATGAGCTCCCCGCGACGTATGCCACGCTCCAGGCCGCCCTCCCCGCCTGAACAGACCGGAGTCGCCATGCCCGGCCTCCTGCTCGGTCGGGTGGAGAAAGGACGGGATCGGCGAACTTCTGCGGGTGCTGGCGCGTAGTGCCGTGCATGAAGAACGTGTTTCCGAACCTCGGGGCAGTGACCATCTGGGCGGGTCAGCACATGATCAAGCACGGATGCTGTAGTTGCGAGTGGTTATCTTGAATTCTTTTCCCTCTGTCGAGATGTTCTTCAACCTGATCCCTGCGAAGATCTCTTCATTTTGGTCGGGGTTGTCTTTGTCCACTGCTGTGCGGGGCAGGGTGAACGTCACCGTCTTCTTCACGGTTGTTTGCCCCGGACCGGGACGGATCGTTTGGACCTTGGTGGCGATGTGGTCACTCGAGACGGGGTCGTCGTCCCAGAGCTTGATTGTGGCCTGCCACTCGTAATTGTGACTGAGCTCTGCGGTGTTAAAGGCGCAGGTGTACGTGACTTTGAAGGTCCACTGGTTCCCAGAGCGGCTGTATTCGAGGTTGGCCCTCGTCAGTGCAGTGGTCGGCCGGACCGCTGAGGGTGTGGTCGAAGTGCTTTCAACGGTCGCGGCTGAAGCGGGCACTGCAGCCACGAGACCACCCATGCCCAGTGCCGCCGAGGTGAGCACCGCTATGAGTTGATTGCGCATGTGAAACTCCCCAAGGTCGTCCTGTGCTCTACCTGGCGTGCTGCACGCCAGGCCCACCAACCTGACACTTGGGCGTGACCGCACCACCAGCCCGGGTCAAGTAACGACGCAGGATGGCCGTTTCAGATCCGACCCTCAAAATCAATCCTTCATGGGGCACTACATCCCTGCAATAGGACCTGTTGGTGATTACATTTCGCTGAAGGCGCCCCA
The sequence above is a segment of the Streptomyces asoensis genome. Coding sequences within it:
- a CDS encoding STAS domain-containing protein, translating into MPPCHSSGVHFLVYAHRAAQESDGWLRLASVPSAVQRLLHIVGLDELPATYATLQAALPA